A stretch of the Mycobacterium shigaense genome encodes the following:
- a CDS encoding glycosyltransferase has translation MKFVLASYGTRGDIEPSVALGRELQDRGHDVHMAVPPDLVGFVETAGLPAVPYGLNTQAWLDTYRTFWTSFFGSFWKVHHLVRLWGEIWETVITCWVEMTATLTSLAQGADLLFTGESFMETAANVAEYYDIPLATLCYVPIRANGHLLPILPSPVGRSVMTVMEWVAWRMNKKAEDAQRRQLGLPKATSPSLQRMNDRGTLEIQGYDELCFPGLADEWAKWSGRRPFVGALTMELSTDADDEVASWIAAGTPPICFGFGSMPVESPRDTVEMIGDACAELGERALVCAGWSDFSDVSLPDHVKVVGAVNYAATFPACRAVVHHGGAGTTAASLRAGVPTLILSMDLVQTIWGARIKQLKVGTSRRFSSTTRESLVTDLRRIISPEYVKRARDIAGQMTKPSESVAITADLIENFARVRRTV, from the coding sequence ATGAAATTTGTCCTGGCGAGCTATGGAACACGCGGCGATATCGAGCCCTCCGTCGCACTTGGTCGTGAGCTGCAGGACCGGGGACATGACGTGCACATGGCCGTACCGCCCGATCTCGTCGGGTTTGTGGAAACGGCCGGCCTTCCTGCGGTCCCGTATGGGCTGAACACCCAGGCGTGGTTGGACACCTACCGCACCTTCTGGACGTCTTTTTTCGGCAGCTTCTGGAAGGTCCACCACCTTGTCAGGTTGTGGGGCGAAATCTGGGAGACTGTGATCACGTGCTGGGTCGAGATGACCGCGACATTGACGTCGTTGGCGCAGGGGGCCGACCTACTTTTCACCGGTGAAAGCTTCATGGAAACGGCCGCCAACGTCGCCGAGTATTACGACATTCCGTTGGCGACGCTGTGTTACGTGCCGATTCGGGCCAACGGTCACCTGTTGCCGATCCTGCCGTCGCCGGTGGGTCGCTCGGTGATGACGGTGATGGAATGGGTGGCCTGGCGGATGAACAAGAAGGCAGAGGATGCCCAGCGGCGCCAACTGGGTTTGCCGAAGGCCACGAGTCCCTCGCTGCAACGGATGAACGATCGCGGAACGTTGGAAATCCAGGGCTACGACGAACTTTGCTTCCCGGGCCTGGCGGACGAATGGGCGAAATGGAGTGGCCGCAGGCCTTTCGTCGGTGCGCTCACCATGGAGCTGTCCACCGATGCCGATGACGAGGTCGCGTCCTGGATTGCCGCCGGCACACCCCCGATTTGCTTTGGTTTCGGCAGCATGCCGGTCGAATCCCCAAGGGACACAGTCGAAATGATCGGTGATGCGTGCGCGGAGCTGGGCGAGCGGGCGTTGGTGTGTGCCGGCTGGAGTGACTTCAGCGACGTCTCGCTGCCCGACCACGTCAAGGTGGTCGGAGCGGTGAACTACGCGGCGACGTTCCCCGCCTGTCGCGCGGTCGTGCACCACGGCGGCGCCGGCACCACGGCGGCGAGCCTGCGCGCCGGGGTCCCCACCCTGATCCTGTCGATGGACCTGGTTCAGACGATTTGGGGCGCGCGGATCAAACAATTGAAGGTGGGCACGTCGCGTCGCTTCTCCAGCACCACCCGCGAATCCCTCGTCACCGACCTGCGGCGAATAATCAGCCCGGAATATGTCAAGCGTGCCCGCGACATCGCCGGCCAGATGACCAAGCCTTCCGAAAGCGTCGCCATCACGGCCGATCTCATCGAAAACTTCGCCCGCGTCCGGCGCACCGTCTGA
- a CDS encoding glycosyltransferase, translating to MKFALASYGTRGDIEPSIALGRELVRRGHEVQMAVSPDLVGFVESAGLSAVAYGPDTREWVEKYRDFFKSVLRNAFRPRDLIELLAPKTEHWEQMSTVLMSMADGADLLYTGLNFEQPAANVAEYYKIPLATLHYYPMRPNGQMVPLLPPPVGRSAMRVFDWLFWRLHKRLDDAQRQELGLRKATGPSPRRITELGSLEIQAYDEVCFPGLSSEWGKSDARRPFVGTLTIEFSTDADEEVASWIAAGTPPIYFGFGSVPFESFGAMVEMIGAACAELGERALIRAGGSDLSDVPHYDHVKVVDAVSYAAAFPACRAVVHHGGSGTTAAGLRAGVPTLILWTMGDQPIWGAQIKRLKVGTARRFSATTRESLVTDLRRILAPDYVARAQEISRRMTEPAVSLTKAADLLESTARGKACC from the coding sequence ATGAAATTTGCCCTGGCAAGCTACGGGACGCGCGGCGACATCGAGCCTTCCATCGCCCTCGGCCGCGAACTGGTGCGCCGCGGACACGAAGTGCAGATGGCCGTCTCCCCCGACCTCGTGGGCTTCGTCGAATCCGCCGGACTTTCGGCAGTCGCTTACGGCCCGGACACCCGGGAATGGGTGGAGAAGTACCGCGACTTCTTCAAGTCCGTCTTACGCAACGCCTTCAGACCCCGCGATCTGATCGAGTTGCTGGCGCCGAAAACCGAGCACTGGGAACAGATGTCGACGGTGCTGATGTCGATGGCCGACGGGGCCGACCTACTTTACACCGGCCTGAACTTCGAGCAGCCGGCCGCCAATGTTGCGGAGTACTACAAGATTCCGCTGGCCACGTTGCACTACTACCCGATGCGACCCAACGGTCAGATGGTTCCGTTGCTGCCGCCGCCGGTGGGCCGCTCCGCGATGAGGGTATTCGACTGGTTGTTCTGGCGCCTGCACAAACGGCTCGATGACGCGCAGCGTCAGGAATTGGGCCTGCGCAAGGCCACCGGCCCCTCGCCGCGACGGATCACCGAACTCGGATCGCTGGAAATCCAGGCCTACGACGAGGTCTGCTTCCCCGGCCTGTCGTCCGAATGGGGGAAATCGGACGCTCGACGCCCCTTCGTCGGCACCCTGACCATCGAGTTCAGCACCGATGCCGATGAGGAGGTGGCGTCCTGGATCGCCGCGGGCACGCCGCCCATTTACTTCGGCTTTGGCAGCGTACCGTTCGAATCGTTCGGCGCCATGGTCGAAATGATCGGAGCGGCCTGTGCCGAGTTGGGTGAACGCGCCCTGATTCGCGCCGGCGGAAGCGACCTGAGCGACGTCCCGCACTACGACCACGTCAAGGTGGTGGACGCGGTCAGCTACGCGGCGGCCTTCCCCGCCTGCCGCGCGGTCGTCCACCACGGCGGATCGGGCACCACGGCCGCGGGGCTGCGTGCCGGCGTCCCGACGTTGATCCTGTGGACCATGGGCGATCAACCCATCTGGGGCGCGCAGATCAAACGACTCAAAGTCGGCACCGCACGCCGGTTTTCGGCCACGACTCGGGAATCGCTTGTCACCGACCTGCGCCGGATCCTGGCCCCGGATTACGTCGCCCGGGCGCAGGAGATCTCGCGCCGGATGACCGAGCCGGCCGTCAGTCTGACCAAGGCGGCCGATCTGCTGGAAAGCACCGCACGCGGCAAAGCGTGCTGTTGA
- a CDS encoding NAD-dependent epimerase/dehydratase family protein encodes MLVTGGAGFIGSALARRLVTAGYDVAVLDVLHPQVHTGHQAIDLPPSVRLFTGDVTHAPDCDAVLRLFRPSQIVHLAAETGTAQSLSEATRHGSVNVVGTTQLLDALSRCAHVPDQLVLASSRAVYGEGAWQSGSQTFYPQPRSHAQLLAGVWDPAGPTGESAVPLPSCAGRTEPRPTNIYAATKLAQEHLLAAWAAAHDTELSVLRLQNVYGPGQSLTNSYTGIVTLFARLAREQRPLEIYEDGQIVRDFVYIDDVVEALFAAIDRPATQPRLLDVGSGIPTTIHELAHRIASLCDAPEPIVVGKFRDGDVRAAKCDIEPATAELEWHPAWTLEHGLRALLDWIAEQPELPSSSIDHTHTPSRPANQHARIPLG; translated from the coding sequence GTGCTTGTCACTGGAGGCGCCGGATTTATCGGGTCCGCGCTCGCGCGCCGTCTGGTGACTGCCGGCTACGACGTCGCGGTGCTGGATGTTCTGCATCCACAAGTACACACCGGACACCAGGCGATCGACCTGCCGCCCTCGGTGCGCTTGTTCACCGGCGACGTCACTCACGCGCCCGACTGTGATGCGGTGCTGCGCTTGTTTCGTCCGTCCCAGATCGTCCACCTGGCGGCGGAGACCGGGACGGCGCAATCGCTTTCGGAGGCGACGCGCCACGGTTCGGTGAACGTCGTGGGCACGACGCAACTCCTCGACGCCCTGAGCCGATGCGCACATGTCCCCGACCAACTCGTCCTGGCATCGTCGAGGGCCGTCTACGGCGAAGGCGCTTGGCAATCGGGCTCGCAAACGTTCTACCCGCAACCCCGCAGCCATGCCCAGCTGCTGGCCGGTGTGTGGGATCCCGCTGGACCCACCGGCGAATCCGCGGTTCCGCTGCCAAGTTGCGCGGGCCGGACCGAACCGCGGCCTACCAACATCTACGCCGCGACCAAGCTCGCCCAGGAGCACCTCCTGGCCGCCTGGGCGGCCGCCCACGACACCGAGCTCAGCGTGCTGCGGCTGCAGAACGTGTACGGGCCGGGCCAATCGTTGACCAATTCGTACACCGGAATCGTCACCCTGTTCGCGCGGCTGGCACGCGAGCAGCGCCCACTGGAGATCTACGAAGACGGGCAGATCGTGCGCGATTTCGTCTACATCGACGACGTCGTCGAGGCGTTGTTCGCGGCGATCGACCGGCCCGCGACGCAACCGCGTCTGCTCGATGTCGGATCAGGCATCCCGACCACCATCCACGAGCTTGCCCATCGGATCGCGTCGCTGTGCGACGCCCCCGAACCGATCGTCGTGGGGAAGTTCCGCGACGGTGACGTGCGGGCTGCCAAGTGCGACATCGAGCCGGCAACGGCCGAGCTCGAGTGGCACCCCGCATGGACGCTCGAGCACGGGTTGCGCGCCCTGCTCGACTGGATCGCCGAGCAACCCGAATTGCCATCCAGCTCAATAGATCACACGCATACACCCAGCCGCCCAGCAAACCAGCACGCCCGGATCCCGCTAGGCTAG
- a CDS encoding sulfotransferase family protein: protein MPRSGTSALTRVLSLSGAALPTGMLGAGSGNTRGYWEPRKVLRLNNSILLRRGSGTYDPSLRLQGENALSADEKAACISDIRAYLASLPKQPLIVIKDLQITALSELWFEAARDAGLGIAAVVAVRHPGEVSASLANLMGARPELTSALWLKYNLLAERHTRHLPRVFVEYGSLLKDPQQEIERIAKTLAVDLSTPDHEAIGEFLEEDLRHHRQSGPVPEICGAEWVSTTYDALQAAAADEPVDEFALDRVFDAYRASEHDFRTAFEDSYRHSNNLFVRLCRPFIWNLVEVVALLKRRRGTWA from the coding sequence ATGCCCCGGTCTGGGACCTCGGCTCTCACCAGGGTGCTCTCGCTGTCTGGCGCGGCGCTCCCCACTGGGATGCTCGGAGCCGGCTCTGGCAACACGCGAGGCTATTGGGAACCGCGCAAAGTTCTTCGACTGAACAACTCGATTCTGCTACGCCGCGGCAGCGGCACGTACGACCCGTCCTTACGCCTCCAAGGCGAGAACGCGCTCTCCGCGGACGAAAAGGCCGCCTGCATATCGGACATCCGCGCATACCTGGCTAGCCTGCCCAAACAACCGCTCATCGTGATCAAGGACCTGCAGATAACCGCTCTGTCCGAGCTCTGGTTCGAAGCGGCCCGGGACGCCGGACTCGGCATCGCAGCAGTCGTGGCCGTACGCCATCCCGGAGAAGTCAGCGCATCGCTTGCGAACCTCATGGGAGCCCGGCCAGAGTTAACGAGTGCGCTGTGGCTGAAATACAATCTGCTGGCGGAAAGACATACGCGGCACCTGCCCCGCGTTTTCGTGGAGTACGGCAGCCTGTTGAAAGACCCGCAGCAGGAAATAGAGCGGATAGCCAAGACGTTGGCCGTCGATCTGAGCACCCCAGACCATGAAGCGATCGGGGAGTTCCTGGAAGAGGATCTGCGGCACCACCGCCAATCCGGCCCCGTTCCCGAAATCTGCGGGGCAGAGTGGGTGTCAACAACGTACGACGCCCTGCAAGCGGCCGCTGCAGACGAGCCGGTGGACGAGTTCGCACTGGATCGTGTCTTCGATGCGTATCGAGCGAGCGAGCACGACTTTCGGACAGCGTTCGAAGATTCCTACCGTCACTCCAACAACCTCTTCGTTAGGCTCTGCCGCCCATTCATCTGGAACCTCGTGGAGGTTGTCGCGCTGCTTAAGCGACGGCGCGGAACCTGGGCGTAG
- a CDS encoding TylF/MycF/NovP-related O-methyltransferase, with product MTDRDARSLYLDLIRRDLTRYGMDQLVPVGWSQEQRLTLGWLLGRPFFKVGNLMLVRKKAFDKRRRDLGLDWPIDAETMIGMQRLTSLQQCVQTVLAEDVPGDLVECGVWRGGAAILMRAVLAAYGDTTRSVWLADSFEGVPPPDTENYKADKLPWHNMGLHRFAPVLAVSQEQVKANFERYGLLDGQVRFLPGWFKDTLHDAPIERISVLRLDGDLYESTIQALDGLYPRLSDGGFCIIDDYNLPYCRQAVADYRDKHGITSEIVDIDGSGVFWRK from the coding sequence GTGACGGATCGTGATGCGCGATCTTTGTATCTCGATCTGATCCGGCGCGATCTCACCAGATATGGCATGGACCAACTGGTGCCTGTGGGGTGGTCACAAGAGCAGCGCCTTACCCTCGGATGGTTACTGGGGCGCCCCTTTTTCAAGGTCGGCAACCTGATGCTGGTGCGGAAGAAGGCCTTCGACAAGCGCAGGCGTGATCTGGGGCTCGACTGGCCCATCGACGCCGAGACGATGATCGGAATGCAGCGGCTGACCAGCCTGCAGCAGTGCGTGCAAACGGTGCTGGCCGAGGATGTCCCCGGCGATCTGGTCGAATGCGGGGTGTGGCGCGGCGGGGCCGCGATCCTCATGCGCGCGGTTTTGGCAGCCTACGGGGACACCACACGTTCTGTGTGGCTCGCCGATTCGTTCGAAGGCGTTCCGCCTCCGGATACGGAGAACTACAAAGCGGACAAACTGCCCTGGCACAACATGGGGTTGCACCGCTTCGCGCCGGTGCTGGCGGTGTCGCAAGAGCAGGTCAAGGCCAATTTCGAGCGTTATGGGTTGCTGGACGGCCAGGTGCGCTTTCTGCCCGGATGGTTCAAGGACACGCTGCACGATGCCCCGATCGAGCGGATCTCGGTGTTGCGCCTCGACGGTGACCTCTACGAATCGACGATTCAGGCGCTCGACGGGCTGTACCCGCGACTGTCCGACGGGGGCTTCTGCATCATCGACGACTACAACCTTCCGTACTGTCGCCAGGCCGTCGCGGACTACCGCGACAAGCACGGGATCACCTCGGAGATCGTCGACATCGACGGCAGCGGCGTTTTCTGGCGCAAATAA
- a CDS encoding acyltransferase family protein: MTLGQELDPKRNALNAWRLLLATGVIVWHSFLTTGHHIPFVPARQLLSEVFVDGFFAISGFLITSSWLRDPRLRDYFVARALRVLPGVWVCLVVVAFVVAPIGVALLGGSGKDLVSSGASLQYVLVNMPAVGGLQFDIAGTPRGVPYPGFWDSSLWTLIWEVFCYIAVALLGVAGLLRRRWPVPVVFALALGCSAIATLPTDATPQQMIAYAAARFALMFSAGALVHQFRDLIPARWSLVAVSAVVVLASSFLPHYRLLAAVPLAYLIVASGALLHHQRLRLRTDLSYGVYIYAFPIQQLLVIAGLATLNPLVFAIIAAVAVVPVAALSWFLIEKPALSLKSRFKRRTLAAQTEPNVPAPAPAAD; the protein is encoded by the coding sequence ATGACGCTCGGTCAGGAGCTGGATCCGAAGCGCAACGCGCTCAATGCGTGGCGGTTGCTGTTGGCCACCGGGGTCATCGTGTGGCACTCCTTCCTGACTACCGGGCACCACATCCCGTTCGTGCCGGCGCGGCAACTCCTCAGCGAAGTCTTCGTCGACGGGTTCTTCGCGATCTCCGGATTCTTGATCACCTCCAGCTGGCTGCGAGACCCACGGCTTCGCGACTACTTCGTGGCCCGGGCCCTTCGCGTTCTTCCGGGGGTGTGGGTCTGCCTCGTCGTCGTCGCGTTCGTCGTGGCCCCAATCGGTGTGGCGCTGCTGGGCGGCTCGGGCAAGGACCTGGTGTCGTCGGGCGCGTCCTTGCAGTACGTCCTGGTCAACATGCCCGCCGTCGGCGGGCTGCAGTTCGATATCGCCGGAACTCCCCGCGGGGTCCCGTACCCGGGCTTTTGGGACAGTTCGCTGTGGACCCTCATCTGGGAGGTGTTCTGCTACATCGCCGTTGCTCTGCTCGGCGTTGCCGGGCTGCTGCGTCGGAGGTGGCCCGTGCCGGTGGTGTTCGCCCTCGCGCTGGGCTGCTCGGCGATCGCCACGTTGCCCACCGATGCGACCCCTCAACAGATGATCGCCTACGCGGCCGCGCGTTTCGCGCTCATGTTCTCGGCGGGGGCCCTCGTTCACCAGTTCCGTGACCTGATCCCCGCCCGCTGGTCGTTGGTCGCCGTGAGCGCGGTCGTCGTGCTGGCGTCCAGCTTCCTGCCGCATTACCGCCTGCTTGCCGCGGTTCCGCTGGCGTACCTGATCGTTGCCTCGGGTGCCCTGTTGCACCACCAGCGGTTGAGGCTGCGGACAGACCTGTCCTATGGCGTCTACATCTACGCATTTCCGATCCAGCAGTTGCTCGTCATCGCCGGGCTCGCCACTCTTAATCCGTTGGTATTCGCCATCATTGCTGCCGTAGCGGTAGTGCCGGTTGCCGCCTTGAGTTGGTTCCTCATAGAAAAGCCGGCGTTGTCCCTGAAATCCCGCTTCAAGCGCAGAACCCTTGCCGCGCAAACGGAGCCGAACGTCCCGGCTCCGGCGCCTGCGGCCGACTGA